One genomic region from Natrinema caseinilyticum encodes:
- a CDS encoding cupin domain-containing protein — MLDRYAAAIADLEPGDGEIETAELVVTDDVLVKAFALGPGAELEAHEHAESTNVFHVLEGTVTVVQDDERERIDAPGVVHHERGVDHGAHNETDETVVFTASLCPLPS, encoded by the coding sequence ATGCTCGATAGATACGCCGCTGCGATCGCCGACCTCGAGCCGGGCGACGGAGAGATCGAGACCGCCGAACTGGTCGTCACCGACGACGTCCTGGTGAAGGCGTTCGCCCTCGGGCCGGGCGCGGAACTCGAGGCTCACGAACACGCCGAGAGTACGAACGTCTTCCACGTCCTCGAAGGGACGGTGACCGTGGTCCAGGACGACGAGCGCGAGCGAATCGACGCACCCGGCGTCGTACACCACGAGCGCGGAGTCGACCACGGCGCGCACAACGAGACCGACGAGACGGTCGTCTTCACCGCGAGTCTCTGTCCCCTGCCGTCCTGA
- a CDS encoding amphi-Trp domain-containing protein, giving the protein MPEEVLFTSESSQTREEIASYLHGVAEKLEQGDAITLRSGSESVTMEPPARPTFEVKAEREGPTDGPGDLSIEFELEWDESGSEGDGKSGQLEIE; this is encoded by the coding sequence ATGCCCGAAGAGGTTCTGTTCACTTCAGAGAGTAGCCAGACCCGAGAAGAAATCGCATCGTATCTTCACGGTGTCGCTGAGAAACTCGAACAAGGTGATGCGATCACACTAAGATCAGGTTCCGAATCCGTGACGATGGAACCGCCAGCCCGCCCGACGTTCGAGGTCAAAGCCGAACGCGAAGGGCCGACAGACGGTCCCGGTGACTTGAGTATCGAGTTCGAACTCGAATGGGACGAGAGCGGCAGTGAAGGAGACGGCAAGAGCGGCCAGCTAGAAATCGAGTAA
- a CDS encoding helix-turn-helix domain-containing protein — protein MAHATLTLTMPDEVWIQQISTAYPESTFRVLAAVPGSETGFALVRIAGSSVPDIVESMDDHSQITELSLAQWSDNEATVHFETTAPLLMFSARESGMPIELPVEIQDGEATIEVTGSRKRLSELADQLETFGLRYRIEHVRERLHESQVLSERQLEVIAAAVDAGYYDTPRCCSLTELAGDLDIAKSTCSETLHRAEEAVIKRFVENLPNIDDEGPLEEQIASQ, from the coding sequence ATGGCCCACGCGACGCTCACTCTGACGATGCCCGACGAGGTCTGGATTCAGCAGATATCGACGGCGTATCCCGAATCGACGTTTCGGGTGCTGGCTGCCGTTCCCGGCTCCGAAACCGGCTTCGCTCTCGTCCGGATCGCCGGGTCGTCCGTCCCGGATATCGTCGAGAGCATGGACGATCACTCGCAGATTACCGAACTCTCGCTCGCTCAGTGGAGCGACAACGAGGCGACGGTCCACTTCGAGACCACCGCACCGCTCCTGATGTTCTCCGCTCGGGAGTCGGGCATGCCGATCGAACTGCCGGTCGAGATTCAGGACGGCGAGGCGACGATAGAGGTCACCGGTTCCCGAAAACGCCTCTCGGAACTCGCGGATCAACTCGAAACGTTCGGACTCCGATACCGGATCGAACACGTCAGGGAACGGCTCCACGAGAGCCAGGTACTGTCCGAGCGACAGCTCGAGGTGATCGCCGCCGCCGTCGACGCGGGGTACTACGATACGCCGCGGTGCTGCTCGCTGACGGAACTGGCCGGCGATCTGGACATCGCCAAATCGACCTGCAGCGAGACCCTCCATCGGGCCGAAGAGGCGGTCATCAAGCGGTTCGTCGAGAATTTACCGAACATCGACGACGAGGGGCCGCTCGAAGAACAGATCGCGAGCCAGTGA
- the nrfD gene encoding NrfD/PsrC family molybdoenzyme membrane anchor subunit, with translation MSTKTPSEEDILRPIGTFSKKYMAVYGVAALGLVAFLVAWAYQLQKGLIVTGLGDWGSGGGSTWGLYIGAFIWWVGVAHGGIILSAAVRLLGMDRYMPVARLAEMTTIGGLSAAGFYILVHMGRPDRMVTSVIGHYHITVNNSPLVWDVTVITAYFVLSATYLGLTLRYDVSRLRDDLPDMFEPVYKILTIGYTEKEDAVIDRMVWWLAAAVIIMAPLLLHGGVIPWLFALLPAMPGWTGAIQGPTFLSIALMSAISGITIIAYAFRRAYDWDHIITDDIFRGLLLWLGFFTLLFLWFQLQQVINGVFLGPSNQSVAVEAKIAHPVYRVAMAMIFGTLVYIFLQGIRPALFSKKRALIASGVILCGTLTEKVLFVVEGFLHPTFDIYAATPGTYFPSAIEWLSLVGTTALVALLFLNLAKLVPVVELHAIEHLRGDHEHEHAEPAEPEVEA, from the coding sequence ATGAGCACGAAGACGCCGTCCGAGGAGGACATTCTCCGTCCGATCGGCACGTTCTCGAAAAAATACATGGCGGTGTACGGCGTCGCGGCGCTGGGTCTCGTGGCCTTTCTCGTCGCGTGGGCCTATCAGCTCCAGAAGGGGCTGATCGTCACCGGACTCGGCGACTGGGGCTCCGGTGGCGGCTCTACGTGGGGCCTGTACATCGGCGCGTTCATCTGGTGGGTCGGTGTCGCTCACGGCGGTATCATCCTTTCAGCCGCGGTCCGTCTGCTGGGCATGGACCGGTACATGCCAGTCGCTCGGCTCGCGGAGATGACGACGATCGGCGGCCTCTCCGCCGCCGGTTTCTACATCCTGGTCCACATGGGACGGCCGGACCGGATGGTGACCAGCGTCATCGGCCACTACCACATCACGGTCAATAACTCGCCGCTCGTGTGGGACGTGACCGTCATCACGGCCTACTTCGTGCTGTCGGCGACGTACCTCGGCCTGACGCTCCGGTACGACGTCAGCCGATTGCGAGACGATCTGCCGGACATGTTCGAACCGGTCTACAAGATACTGACCATTGGCTACACCGAGAAAGAAGACGCGGTCATCGATCGGATGGTCTGGTGGCTCGCCGCCGCAGTCATCATCATGGCTCCGCTCTTGCTCCACGGCGGCGTGATCCCGTGGCTGTTCGCACTCCTTCCGGCGATGCCCGGTTGGACCGGCGCGATTCAGGGGCCGACGTTCCTCAGCATCGCGCTGATGTCGGCGATCAGCGGCATAACGATCATCGCCTACGCGTTCCGCCGAGCCTACGACTGGGACCACATCATCACCGACGATATCTTCCGCGGACTGCTCCTGTGGCTCGGGTTCTTCACTCTGTTGTTCCTGTGGTTCCAGCTCCAGCAGGTCATCAACGGCGTCTTCCTCGGACCGTCTAACCAGTCGGTCGCGGTCGAGGCGAAGATCGCCCATCCGGTCTACAGAGTCGCGATGGCAATGATCTTCGGCACGCTCGTGTACATCTTCTTGCAGGGGATTCGACCGGCCCTGTTCAGCAAGAAGCGAGCGCTCATCGCGAGCGGGGTAATTCTCTGTGGGACGCTCACCGAGAAAGTTCTCTTCGTCGTCGAAGGATTCCTCCACCCCACGTTCGACATCTACGCGGCGACGCCAGGGACCTACTTCCCGAGTGCGATCGAGTGGCTCTCGCTCGTCGGGACGACAGCGCTGGTTGCACTTTTATTCCTCAACCTCGCGAAGCTAGTTCCCGTGGTCGAACTCCACGCCATCGAACACCTGCGTGGCGACCACGAACACGAACACGCTGAACCGGCCGAACCCGAGGTGGAAGCATGA
- a CDS encoding transcription initiation factor IIB codes for MPTPPIRTHASEKRVAESSETTQEADSREHERCPECHGRLIVDDEHAETVCEDCGLVVEEGEIDRGPEWRAFDATEKSEKSRVGAPTTNMMHDQGLSTTIGWQDKDAYGRSLSSRQRQKMQRLRKWNERFRTRNSRERNLKQALGEIDRMASALGLPETVREMASVIYRRALEDDLLPGRSIEGVATASLYAAARQNGTPRSLDEIAAVSRVERSEVARTYRYVARELGLEMEPADPEHYVPRFASDLDLSDETERRARELLTTAKETGSHSGKSPVGLAAAAVYAGALLTNETVTQNEVSEVANISEVTIRNRYHELLEAEEGVASSR; via the coding sequence ATGCCCACTCCACCCATTCGAACCCACGCGAGCGAGAAGCGAGTCGCCGAGTCGTCGGAGACGACGCAGGAAGCGGACAGTCGCGAGCACGAACGGTGCCCGGAATGTCACGGTCGACTCATCGTCGACGACGAACACGCCGAGACGGTCTGTGAAGACTGCGGGCTCGTCGTCGAGGAAGGTGAGATCGACCGCGGTCCCGAGTGGCGGGCGTTCGACGCCACCGAAAAAAGCGAGAAGTCTCGAGTCGGGGCACCGACGACGAACATGATGCACGATCAGGGACTGTCGACGACGATCGGCTGGCAGGACAAAGACGCCTACGGGCGGTCCCTGAGTTCGCGTCAGCGCCAGAAGATGCAGCGGTTGCGGAAGTGGAACGAGCGGTTCCGGACCCGAAATTCGAGGGAACGGAACCTCAAGCAAGCGCTCGGGGAAATCGACCGGATGGCCTCCGCGCTCGGGCTCCCCGAAACGGTCCGCGAAATGGCGAGCGTCATCTACCGACGCGCACTCGAGGACGACCTCCTGCCGGGTCGATCGATCGAAGGCGTCGCGACGGCATCGTTGTACGCGGCAGCCCGCCAGAACGGTACTCCCCGTAGCCTGGACGAGATCGCGGCGGTCTCCCGCGTCGAGAGATCCGAGGTCGCTCGCACGTATCGCTACGTCGCCCGAGAACTCGGGCTCGAAATGGAGCCGGCGGATCCCGAACACTACGTCCCGCGGTTCGCGAGCGATCTCGATCTGTCCGACGAAACCGAGCGACGCGCTCGGGAGCTCCTGACAACGGCGAAAGAAACCGGATCCCACAGCGGGAAGTCGCCGGTCGGGCTCGCCGCGGCCGCGGTATACGCCGGCGCGCTTCTGACCAACGAGACGGTCACCCAGAACGAGGTCAGCGAGGTTGCGAACATCTCCGAAGTCACCATCCGAAATCGATATCACGAACTGCTCGAGGCCGAAGAGGGCGTCGCGTCCTCACGGTGA
- a CDS encoding P-loop NTPase, whose translation MSITEHELEIKLESVEDPDIGEDIVSLGLVNDVTIDDETARISLAFNAPYAPSELELGNRIRDVIEEAGLEADLRAHVGEEHGFDDEVLPRVRNVIAVSSGKGGVGKTTVAANLAAGLEKRGAMVGLLDADIHGPNIPRILPVESDPGVTPNEEIVPPRSDGVRVISMGLMMEDEDDPAILRGPMVNKFMMKFLEGVEWGRLDYLIVDLPPGTGDATLNLLQSMPVTGSVVVTTPQEMALDDTRKGIQMFNKHDTPVLGVVENMSSFICPSCGDQHGLFGTDGAETIVENYDVPLLGKIPIHPDFGADGSQGALVKDDDSEVQEYVEEVVGEIADRIGETNRRTVADNVEHEPANKLPTETED comes from the coding sequence ATGAGTATCACAGAACACGAACTCGAAATCAAACTCGAGTCGGTCGAAGACCCGGACATCGGCGAGGACATCGTCTCGCTCGGGCTAGTCAACGACGTCACGATCGACGACGAGACCGCCCGAATATCGCTCGCGTTCAACGCGCCGTATGCGCCGTCCGAACTCGAGTTGGGCAACCGCATCCGCGACGTCATCGAGGAGGCCGGTCTCGAGGCGGACCTGCGGGCCCACGTCGGCGAGGAACACGGGTTCGACGACGAGGTACTGCCGCGCGTTCGCAACGTGATCGCCGTCTCCTCCGGGAAGGGTGGCGTCGGCAAGACGACGGTCGCGGCCAATCTCGCGGCCGGTCTCGAGAAGCGCGGTGCGATGGTGGGGCTGCTCGACGCCGACATTCACGGACCGAACATCCCCCGGATCCTGCCGGTCGAGAGCGACCCCGGCGTGACGCCGAACGAGGAAATCGTTCCGCCGCGATCGGACGGCGTCCGGGTCATCAGTATGGGCCTGATGATGGAAGACGAAGACGACCCCGCGATCCTCCGCGGGCCGATGGTCAACAAGTTCATGATGAAATTCCTCGAGGGCGTCGAGTGGGGGCGGCTCGACTACCTCATCGTCGACTTGCCGCCGGGGACCGGCGACGCGACGTTGAACCTGTTGCAGTCGATGCCGGTGACCGGGTCGGTCGTCGTCACGACGCCCCAGGAGATGGCGTTGGACGACACCCGGAAGGGAATCCAGATGTTCAACAAACACGATACCCCGGTGCTGGGCGTCGTCGAGAACATGAGTTCGTTCATCTGCCCGTCCTGTGGGGACCAACACGGCCTGTTCGGAACTGACGGCGCCGAGACGATCGTCGAGAACTACGACGTGCCGCTACTGGGTAAGATTCCGATCCACCCCGACTTCGGGGCCGACGGGAGCCAAGGGGCCCTCGTCAAAGACGACGACAGCGAGGTTCAGGAGTACGTCGAGGAGGTCGTCGGCGAAATCGCCGATCGGATCGGCGAGACGAACCGTCGGACGGTCGCCGACAACGTGGAACACGAACCGGCGAACAAACTACCGACCGAAACCGAGGACTGA
- a CDS encoding DUF2249 domain-containing protein: MTRLDVRDVPPANRHPTIHEEFEALEPGETLTIVNDHEPTPLFYEFQAEVERFDADGYEVEQIAPDEFVARFPKREA, encoded by the coding sequence ATGACCCGACTCGACGTCAGAGACGTGCCGCCGGCGAACCGTCATCCGACCATCCACGAGGAATTCGAGGCCCTCGAGCCGGGCGAGACGCTGACGATCGTCAACGATCACGAGCCAACGCCCCTGTTCTACGAGTTTCAGGCCGAAGTCGAGCGCTTCGACGCCGACGGCTATGAGGTCGAACAGATCGCCCCGGACGAGTTCGTCGCTAGATTTCCGAAACGGGAGGCCTGA
- a CDS encoding alpha/beta fold hydrolase yields the protein MGASDQSRTVDERGESAAAVEVDARSTRRIVNGNRLHVVEAGGKANPLVVLLHGFPEFWYGWRNQIGALVEAGCRVLVPDQRGYNRSEKPAAVSAYRRRELSQDVVDLIESDGRDEAYVVGHDWGGLVAWDLALRFPDTVERLAVVNAPHPSAYRRQLLANPEQLRRSWYAVLFQLPWLPERACRYDDYRLLERSLRDQAAPGTFTDDELARYRRAWDRDGALTGMLNWYRAVARYPTTTPTDRVDAPTLVVWGEDDAALVPSLAVDSADYCTDSRLELLSRTSHWVPHEEPTQLTELLLEHLFDG from the coding sequence ATGGGTGCGTCCGATCAGTCACGGACCGTCGACGAGAGGGGCGAATCTGCCGCTGCGGTCGAAGTCGACGCACGTTCGACTCGACGGATCGTCAACGGCAATCGGTTGCACGTGGTCGAAGCCGGCGGGAAAGCAAATCCGCTCGTCGTCTTACTCCACGGTTTTCCGGAGTTCTGGTACGGCTGGCGAAATCAGATCGGGGCCCTCGTAGAGGCGGGCTGTCGGGTACTCGTCCCCGATCAACGGGGTTACAATCGAAGCGAGAAGCCCGCGGCTGTGTCGGCCTATCGCAGGCGCGAACTCTCGCAAGACGTCGTCGACCTGATCGAATCCGACGGACGGGACGAAGCATACGTCGTCGGACACGACTGGGGCGGACTGGTCGCCTGGGACCTCGCACTCCGATTTCCCGATACCGTCGAACGGCTCGCCGTCGTCAACGCACCGCATCCGTCCGCCTATCGCCGGCAGCTCCTCGCGAATCCCGAACAACTCCGTCGAAGCTGGTACGCCGTCCTGTTCCAACTCCCGTGGCTCCCGGAACGGGCCTGTCGGTACGACGACTACCGCTTGCTCGAGCGATCGCTTCGAGACCAGGCCGCGCCGGGAACGTTCACCGACGACGAATTGGCTCGGTATCGGCGTGCCTGGGACAGGGACGGTGCACTCACCGGCATGCTGAACTGGTACCGGGCAGTCGCGCGATACCCGACGACGACACCGACTGACCGGGTCGATGCGCCGACGCTCGTGGTCTGGGGTGAAGACGACGCGGCGCTCGTCCCTTCGCTGGCAGTCGACAGCGCCGACTACTGTACGGACAGCCGTCTCGAGTTACTGTCGAGGACGAGCCACTGGGTTCCCCACGAGGAACCGACTCAGCTGACAGAATTGCTCCTCGAACACCTCTTCGACGGGTAG
- a CDS encoding 4Fe-4S ferredoxin N-terminal domain-containing protein has product MSTDDESFHPLGNEWEDELESMLDDTEYDSKLGMEMAEDAMRVTKGELSEAEFHERYHDDVMEEFGEDQRPTAEAYEAAQEEAKGTFSRMLDAFDGDGEETRRETMKKMGVGAAAVGVGAFGGKAGDVTESVAGEGGHGGTETQEHSDVQWGMTIDLDRCDGCLTCMSACSQENDLDMGVNWMYVMAWEDELHSSPDGGAGVNETGGYTDFNMGSEFNMLVRPCQHCTDAPCEKVCPTTARHTRDKDGLVLTDYDVCIGCRYCQVACPYGVNYFQWDEPDVPYDEIDGLESPENPDEITHAKYEYGQRWVDSRAPRGTMSKCTMCPSMQDGKQGEDKVGTTACESACPPDAIQFGNVKDEKSDPYQHREYPSKSRAIVHLTNGTESSKSAPSVDDINSALSDGDDLETAIGNVEGLTEDILAVMKAVEIISEGTEPGDGENNTILSSEQDILAAVEAFEQYVDLESDDALDELQLGDGSKQQARFLLHQYTGEPTSFKLLEDIGTNPNVTYLGQEPGPEAQQVPGPTKYEDVDLLDKRQEYLDDETVGRIDGVSL; this is encoded by the coding sequence ATGAGCACGGACGACGAATCATTTCATCCGCTCGGGAACGAGTGGGAAGACGAACTCGAGTCGATGCTCGACGATACCGAGTACGACAGCAAGCTCGGTATGGAGATGGCCGAAGACGCGATGCGGGTCACCAAAGGCGAACTCTCCGAGGCCGAATTCCACGAACGGTATCACGACGACGTGATGGAGGAATTCGGCGAGGACCAGCGCCCGACCGCCGAGGCGTACGAAGCAGCTCAGGAGGAGGCGAAGGGCACGTTCTCCCGGATGCTCGATGCGTTCGACGGCGACGGCGAGGAGACCCGCCGCGAGACGATGAAGAAGATGGGGGTCGGCGCAGCCGCAGTCGGTGTGGGTGCATTTGGCGGCAAAGCCGGCGACGTTACGGAGAGCGTCGCCGGCGAAGGTGGCCACGGCGGGACGGAAACCCAAGAACACAGTGACGTACAGTGGGGGATGACGATCGACCTCGATCGCTGTGACGGCTGTCTTACCTGTATGAGCGCCTGTTCCCAGGAAAACGACCTCGACATGGGCGTTAACTGGATGTACGTCATGGCGTGGGAGGACGAACTGCACAGTTCCCCTGATGGTGGCGCTGGCGTGAACGAAACCGGTGGCTATACCGACTTCAATATGGGGAGCGAGTTCAATATGCTCGTGCGACCGTGCCAGCACTGCACGGACGCTCCCTGTGAGAAGGTCTGTCCGACGACGGCCCGGCACACCCGCGACAAGGACGGACTGGTGCTGACCGACTACGACGTCTGTATCGGGTGCCGGTACTGTCAGGTCGCCTGTCCCTACGGTGTCAACTACTTCCAGTGGGACGAACCCGACGTGCCGTACGACGAAATCGACGGACTCGAAAGCCCCGAGAATCCGGACGAGATCACGCACGCCAAGTACGAGTACGGCCAACGCTGGGTCGACAGCCGCGCCCCCCGCGGCACGATGAGCAAGTGTACGATGTGTCCGTCCATGCAGGACGGCAAACAGGGCGAGGACAAAGTCGGAACGACGGCGTGTGAAAGCGCCTGTCCCCCGGACGCGATTCAGTTCGGCAACGTCAAAGACGAGAAAAGCGATCCGTATCAGCACCGCGAGTATCCGAGCAAGAGTCGCGCGATCGTCCACCTGACGAACGGTACCGAAAGCAGCAAATCCGCGCCGTCGGTAGACGACATAAACAGCGCACTCAGCGACGGCGACGATCTCGAGACCGCGATCGGGAATGTCGAAGGCTTGACCGAGGACATCCTCGCGGTCATGAAGGCGGTCGAAATCATCAGCGAAGGCACCGAACCCGGTGACGGAGAGAACAACACGATTCTCAGTAGCGAACAAGATATCCTCGCCGCCGTCGAGGCCTTCGAACAGTACGTCGACCTCGAGAGCGACGACGCCCTCGACGAACTGCAACTCGGCGACGGGAGCAAACAACAGGCGAGGTTTCTGCTCCACCAGTACACTGGCGAACCGACCTCGTTCAAACTGCTCGAGGACATCGGGACGAACCCGAACGTTACGTACCTCGGACAGGAGCCCGGACCGGAGGCCCAGCAGGTTCCCGGCCCGACCAAGTACGAGGACGTCGACCTGCTCGATAAGCGACAGGAGTACCTCGACGATGAGACCGTCGGTCGGATCGACGGGGTGTCGCTATGA
- a CDS encoding asparagine synthase-related protein, translating to MTESNLCGAEAAIVRDALECRDPLPGTAGFAGQLDDSLVRDVLGRVPLFVDAGATTTDGTAGHDPAWAFEPAALDDPRLVPAGAVAPVDDPLAGQRSHWTLPSPDPEPDQDAAIDTLANAIRTAGDAVGGGRRDVAVAFSGGVDSALVAELLDAPLYVVGFPDSHDVEAARTAAEAMGRDLTVVELKPEDLERAAPEVARATGRTNAMDVQIALPLYLVGERVAADGFDALAVGQGADELFGGYEKVVRLDHRVDAETVRGAVREQIEGLSRQLPRDVLTIRSTGLEPVAPFLHDAVLEAALRLPDPLLADDDERKRGFRRVATRYLPAEVATRDKKAVQYGSLVARELDRLARQAGYKRRIDDHVTKYVESLLEDADARSD from the coding sequence GGTGCGGAGGCGGCGATCGTTCGCGACGCGCTCGAGTGCCGCGACCCGCTGCCGGGTACGGCGGGCTTCGCCGGGCAACTCGACGATAGCCTCGTTCGGGACGTCCTCGGACGCGTGCCGCTGTTCGTCGACGCCGGTGCGACGACTACCGACGGTACCGCTGGCCACGACCCGGCGTGGGCGTTCGAGCCAGCCGCTCTCGACGACCCGCGGCTCGTTCCGGCCGGCGCGGTGGCACCGGTGGACGACCCGCTCGCCGGGCAACGGTCACACTGGACGCTGCCCAGCCCGGACCCGGAACCGGATCAGGACGCTGCTATCGATACTCTCGCGAACGCGATCCGGACGGCCGGCGACGCCGTCGGTGGTGGTAGACGAGACGTTGCGGTCGCGTTCTCCGGCGGCGTCGACTCGGCGCTGGTCGCCGAACTCCTCGATGCGCCGCTGTACGTCGTCGGCTTCCCGGACAGTCACGACGTCGAAGCGGCGCGGACGGCTGCCGAGGCCATGGGCCGGGACCTCACGGTGGTCGAACTCAAGCCGGAGGATCTGGAACGCGCCGCGCCCGAAGTCGCGCGTGCGACCGGCCGGACGAACGCCATGGACGTCCAGATCGCGCTCCCGCTGTATCTCGTCGGGGAACGCGTCGCTGCGGACGGGTTCGACGCGCTCGCGGTCGGCCAAGGGGCGGACGAGTTGTTCGGCGGCTACGAGAAGGTCGTTCGGCTCGACCACCGCGTCGACGCCGAGACGGTCCGCGGAGCAGTCCGGGAGCAAATCGAGGGGCTTTCGCGCCAGCTTCCGCGGGACGTGCTGACGATTCGGTCGACGGGCCTCGAGCCCGTGGCGCCGTTTCTCCACGACGCGGTACTCGAAGCGGCGCTCCGATTGCCGGATCCCCTGTTGGCGGACGACGACGAGCGAAAACGGGGATTCAGACGGGTCGCGACGCGGTATCTGCCGGCCGAGGTCGCCACTCGCGACAAGAAGGCGGTCCAGTACGGCAGCCTCGTCGCCCGCGAACTCGATCGGCTCGCCCGCCAGGCGGGTTACAAACGCCGGATCGACGACCACGTCACGAAGTACGTCGAATCGCTACTCGAGGACGCAGACGCCCGATCCGACTGA